The following are encoded in a window of Flavobacterium psychrotrophum genomic DNA:
- a CDS encoding bestrophin family protein: protein MISYNPKEWFSFIFRFHKGDTIRKLLPLMIGIAAYSAGIAWLETSYWKLSETSHVKNLTVVHALLGFVISMLLVFRTNTAYDRWWEGRRLWGALVNNSRNFAIKVAVMIKDKNDKELFRKLIPAFAYVLNKHLKDEEVSHELFDNAILRPDHYKHKPNQVAKAILKHTNDLYTQGKITGDQLIVLNAELQSFTDISGACERIKNTPIPYSYSAFIKKFIFFYVMSLPFGYVFQLGYYVIPVVVFVFYVLASLELIAEEIEDPFGTDANDLPLEKISENIRKNVEELIY, encoded by the coding sequence ATGATATCATACAACCCAAAAGAATGGTTTTCGTTTATATTCCGTTTTCATAAAGGAGATACCATCAGGAAGTTACTTCCCTTAATGATAGGCATTGCAGCATATTCTGCGGGTATTGCATGGTTAGAAACCAGTTACTGGAAACTATCTGAAACAAGCCACGTTAAAAACCTTACTGTGGTACATGCGCTTTTAGGATTTGTAATTTCGATGCTGTTAGTATTTCGTACTAACACCGCTTATGACCGCTGGTGGGAAGGGCGCAGGCTGTGGGGTGCTCTGGTAAATAATTCCCGCAACTTTGCAATTAAGGTAGCTGTAATGATTAAGGATAAGAATGATAAGGAGCTTTTCCGAAAACTTATACCAGCCTTTGCCTATGTACTAAACAAACACCTGAAAGATGAGGAAGTGAGTCATGAGCTTTTTGACAATGCCATACTAAGGCCAGACCACTATAAACATAAACCAAACCAGGTTGCCAAAGCAATATTAAAACACACAAATGATCTTTACACACAAGGCAAAATAACCGGTGATCAGCTTATAGTTCTTAATGCTGAACTACAAAGTTTTACTGATATTAGTGGAGCCTGCGAGCGTATAAAAAACACACCTATACCCTACTCTTACAGTGCTTTTATAAAAAAGTTTATTTTCTTTTATGTAATGAGCTTACCGTTTGGATATGTGTTTCAACTGGGATATTATGTTATACCTGTTGTGGTATTTGTATTTTATGTACTTGCAAGCCTGGAGCTTATCGCCGAAGAAATTGAAGACCCTTTTGGCACTGATGCTAATGATCTTCCACTTGAAAAAATATCGGAGAACATCCGTAAAAATGTAGAAGAACTTATTTATTAA
- a CDS encoding biliverdin-producing heme oxygenase has protein sequence MNNTVSAPTFLENLRSLTSESHVALEALPVSESILKPDVTDVEYGHYLTIMRDVVKDAEENIFPITATVITDLDSRNKTHLIEADLTAVGAVVTDAEKPLSDGIENLTLPFALGVLYVIEGSTLGGRVILKNINGVLGHDAEKGAAYFSGYGGQTGSRWKAFLDQFTAYEAANNAGEEIIAGANYAYNAINRHFSKSTV, from the coding sequence ATGAACAACACTGTATCTGCACCAACTTTTCTTGAAAACTTACGCAGCCTTACTTCAGAATCGCACGTAGCGCTTGAAGCGTTACCTGTTTCTGAATCAATACTTAAACCAGATGTTACCGATGTTGAGTACGGACACTACCTTACCATAATGCGTGATGTAGTTAAAGATGCCGAAGAAAACATTTTCCCTATAACTGCTACTGTAATAACAGATCTTGACAGCCGTAATAAAACACACCTTATAGAAGCTGACCTTACTGCTGTAGGCGCTGTAGTTACCGATGCCGAAAAGCCATTATCTGACGGTATAGAAAACCTTACCCTGCCATTTGCACTGGGCGTACTATATGTTATAGAAGGTTCTACCCTTGGCGGACGTGTAATATTAAAAAACATTAACGGCGTACTGGGCCACGATGCAGAAAAAGGCGCTGCTTACTTCTCTGGCTACGGAGGCCAGACAGGCAGCCGCTGGAAAGCATTTCTTGATCAATTTACAGCTTATGAAGCCGCTAACAATGCAGGCGAAGAAATTATTGCAGGTGCTAACTATGCCTACAACGCAATTAACAGGCATTTTTCTAAAAGCACCGTATAA
- a CDS encoding serine hydrolase domain-containing protein, which yields MKNVLKLLLLTIFIVMTLMLASCKMRRFVYYNFANITDYKIFPYRTAKNDSIKFTFETLEKQKAPRTLTFGNKEYGFDEYLKKNKTVAFLIIKNDTLLCEKYFNGYSEASIVNSFSMAKSVTSILIGCAIDDGFIRSVEEPVIKYVPELTGKGMDEMSIKNLLQMTSGMKYNESYVNPFGDAATYYYGTNLRKALNNRETLQAPGTEFSYSSGDTQMLGLVLERALEGKNITEYLQEKLWKPLGMEYDATWSLDRRENGLEKTFCCLNARARDFAKIGRLYLNKGKWDNKQIVSKEWVDVSTTADTLEGGAPHYKYQWWLEKDGNYMAQGILGQYIYVVPKKNMIIVRLGKDYGNAKWESIFYSLSNLY from the coding sequence ATGAAAAATGTTTTAAAGCTTTTACTGTTAACCATATTTATTGTAATGACATTAATGCTTGCTTCCTGTAAAATGAGAAGGTTTGTATATTATAATTTTGCTAATATTACTGATTACAAAATATTTCCCTATCGTACTGCTAAAAACGATTCGATAAAATTTACATTCGAAACACTGGAAAAGCAAAAAGCGCCACGTACCCTGACTTTTGGTAATAAAGAGTATGGTTTTGACGAATATCTTAAAAAAAACAAAACAGTTGCTTTCCTGATTATTAAAAATGATACCCTGCTTTGCGAGAAATATTTTAATGGATATAGCGAAGCATCAATAGTTAATTCTTTTTCAATGGCAAAATCTGTCACTTCCATACTTATTGGTTGTGCAATAGATGATGGTTTTATAAGGTCTGTAGAGGAGCCTGTTATTAAATATGTGCCGGAGCTTACTGGTAAAGGGATGGATGAAATGAGTATAAAAAACTTACTGCAAATGACTAGCGGTATGAAGTATAATGAGAGTTATGTAAATCCATTTGGCGATGCGGCTACCTATTACTATGGCACTAACCTTCGCAAAGCATTAAATAACAGGGAAACTTTACAGGCTCCCGGTACCGAATTTAGTTATAGCAGTGGTGATACCCAAATGCTAGGCCTTGTGCTGGAACGTGCGCTTGAAGGAAAAAATATTACGGAATACTTACAGGAAAAACTCTGGAAACCATTGGGTATGGAATATGATGCCACCTGGAGCCTTGACCGCAGGGAGAACGGACTCGAAAAAACATTTTGCTGCCTTAATGCCCGTGCACGTGATTTTGCGAAAATTGGCCGGTTATACCTTAACAAAGGGAAATGGGACAACAAGCAAATTGTTAGTAAAGAGTGGGTAGATGTAAGCACTACTGCAGATACGCTAGAAGGTGGTGCACCACATTATAAATACCAATGGTGGCTTGAAAAAGATGGTAATTATATGGCACAAGGTATATTGGGTCAATATATCTATGTAGTTCCTAAAAAGAATATGATTATAGTAAGGCTTGGCAAAGACTATGGTAATGCCAAATGGGAATCAATATTTTATTCCCTTTCCAATTTATATTAA
- a CDS encoding ATP-binding protein, whose product MDIKDIVNRDIVNLTNCEQEPIHIPGSIQPHGFLLGLKGETLLIDYCSANTAEYLSLFHSQLLGQSFGTIFGAEAADTLREYEHNGMMLGSTLLRLTLAGVDFLCTLHKNDDDIYILEGEPVTLVTRQAVDVYDQTSQFLAYMHDTHSLKELCQLVAEGTRDITGYDRVMVYRFDKDYNGEVFAEAVREDLEPFLGLHYPHTDIPAQARELYMRNLLRLIYDIDYTPVPIYTIADAEHKNLDLSLAILRSTSPIHVQYLHNMGVGATLTISLIYKKKLWGLIACHHYSPKNLTPEIRLAAQLQGHFITSQIDVRQASEEYEHSRKTSLAVEKMNSHALYKATDLQAIVENPEILNICNTSGVSIIFNGTAYNHGLTPNNEKTIMLAQWLANHTRHGNFSTEKLIDYLPEFAEDCQHVSGIIYHSLDIDNNNCIIWYRPETKTEVNWAGDPAKSIEKDEKGLSPRRSFALWKEIVDCISKPWLQPELDAAATYAYSLQRQISLLVITQEEEKYRKLSELLKQTNSELENINWISTHDLQEPLRKIQLMASRILTRQHDLPETVQDSIKRMNTSANRMQTLLIDILKYTRLKYNDDSSEHIDLKELLEEVSLEISETIAEKNVSIIIDNNLPVINGISFLLKQLFSNLINNSIKYTAPEKKPEIKITPAEELQPFNANDPELYQVIYVADNGIGFDQQYAQSIFNIFTRLHSDPDSKGSGVGLALCKKIMQNHNGHISASSSVNVGTVISLYFPIKKSESF is encoded by the coding sequence ATGGATATAAAGGACATTGTAAACCGCGATATTGTAAACCTTACCAATTGCGAACAGGAACCCATACACATACCGGGCAGCATACAGCCACATGGTTTTTTGCTGGGGCTTAAAGGCGAAACACTGCTTATAGATTATTGTAGTGCTAATACTGCTGAATATCTTAGCCTGTTTCACAGCCAGCTACTCGGGCAAAGCTTCGGTACAATTTTTGGCGCTGAAGCTGCTGATACGCTACGAGAGTATGAGCATAACGGTATGATGCTGGGCAGTACACTATTGCGGCTTACTCTGGCCGGTGTAGATTTTTTATGCACACTACACAAAAACGATGATGATATTTATATACTCGAAGGAGAGCCGGTAACACTGGTTACACGCCAGGCCGTAGATGTATATGACCAGACATCGCAGTTTCTTGCTTACATGCACGATACCCATAGCCTTAAAGAACTTTGCCAGCTGGTAGCAGAAGGCACCAGAGATATTACCGGATATGACCGCGTTATGGTGTACCGGTTTGATAAAGATTATAACGGAGAGGTATTTGCCGAGGCCGTTAGAGAAGACCTGGAGCCTTTCTTAGGATTACACTACCCACACACCGATATACCCGCACAGGCAAGAGAGCTCTATATGCGCAACCTGCTACGCCTTATATATGATATAGATTACACACCCGTACCTATTTATACCATAGCTGATGCTGAGCATAAAAACCTCGACCTTAGCCTGGCAATATTGCGCAGTACATCGCCCATACATGTGCAGTACCTGCACAACATGGGTGTAGGCGCTACTCTTACTATATCGCTTATATACAAAAAGAAATTGTGGGGCCTTATAGCCTGCCACCACTATTCTCCTAAAAACCTTACTCCCGAAATTCGCCTTGCAGCCCAGTTGCAGGGACATTTTATTACATCGCAAATTGATGTAAGGCAGGCATCCGAAGAATATGAGCATTCTCGAAAAACAAGCCTTGCCGTAGAAAAAATGAACAGCCATGCGCTTTATAAAGCCACAGATCTTCAGGCTATTGTAGAGAACCCGGAAATATTAAACATTTGTAATACCTCAGGCGTTTCTATCATATTTAACGGTACAGCATATAATCACGGCCTTACACCAAATAACGAAAAAACAATAATGCTGGCACAATGGCTGGCAAACCATACAAGACACGGAAACTTCAGTACCGAAAAACTGATTGACTATTTACCTGAATTTGCCGAAGACTGTCAGCACGTCTCAGGCATAATTTACCATTCGCTGGATATTGACAATAATAATTGCATAATCTGGTACAGGCCAGAAACTAAAACTGAAGTGAACTGGGCGGGAGACCCTGCAAAATCTATTGAGAAAGATGAAAAAGGATTATCTCCACGAAGGTCTTTTGCTTTATGGAAAGAAATTGTAGACTGTATAAGCAAGCCTTGGCTACAACCTGAACTTGATGCTGCGGCAACTTATGCCTACAGCCTGCAACGCCAGATAAGCCTGCTTGTAATTACACAGGAAGAAGAAAAGTACCGCAAACTGAGCGAACTGTTAAAGCAAACTAATAGCGAACTCGAAAACATAAACTGGATAAGCACGCACGACCTGCAGGAACCGTTACGTAAAATACAGTTAATGGCATCGCGCATTTTAACACGCCAGCACGATCTTCCTGAAACAGTACAGGATTCTATTAAAAGAATGAATACTTCGGCTAACCGTATGCAAACGTTACTTATAGATATTCTTAAGTATACACGCCTCAAATATAATGATGACAGTTCAGAGCACATTGACCTGAAAGAACTGTTAGAAGAAGTATCTCTTGAAATATCTGAAACTATTGCAGAAAAAAATGTGTCGATTATAATAGACAATAACCTGCCTGTTATAAATGGTATTTCTTTTTTACTAAAGCAGCTATTTAGTAATCTTATAAACAACTCTATAAAATATACGGCTCCAGAAAAAAAACCGGAAATAAAAATTACACCTGCTGAAGAATTACAGCCTTTTAATGCTAATGATCCTGAACTGTACCAGGTTATTTATGTTGCAGATAATGGTATTGGGTTTGACCAGCAATATGCACAGAGCATTTTTAATATTTTTACACGCCTGCATTCAGATCCTGACAGCAAAGGCAGTGGCGTAGGCCTGGCATTGTGCAAAAAAATAATGCAAAATCATAATGGGCATATCTCAGCATCAAGTTCAGTTAATGTAGGCACTGTAATATCGCTGTATTTTCCTATAAAAAAGTCTGAATCATTTTAA
- a CDS encoding response regulator, translating into MNLNGDIIIIEDDADDRDVLVEVFDDVLNKYGYTNKVVLIDDSTKVIDYLKGTTSSPFLIISDINMPKLDGFALRELIFQDQELNDKCIPYVFLTTSGDNTEFMKKAYGLSIQGYFTKPNDYAEYEGLISDMVRYWKVAKIANRI; encoded by the coding sequence ATGAATTTAAACGGAGACATAATTATTATAGAAGACGATGCAGATGACAGAGATGTTTTAGTCGAAGTTTTTGATGATGTGCTAAATAAATATGGTTACACTAATAAAGTGGTACTTATAGATGACAGTACTAAAGTAATAGATTACCTTAAAGGAACAACCAGTTCGCCTTTTCTTATAATATCAGACATTAATATGCCTAAACTGGATGGTTTTGCGCTTAGAGAATTGATATTTCAGGATCAGGAACTAAATGATAAATGTATTCCTTATGTATTTTTAACCACATCCGGAGATAATACCGAGTTTATGAAAAAAGCATACGGATTATCTATTCAGGGTTATTTTACAAAACCTAATGATTATGCTGAGTATGAAGGCCTCATATCTGACATGGTGCGTTACTGGAAAGTAGCAAAAATTGCAAACAGGATATAA
- the fumC gene encoding class II fumarate hydratase, with product MEYRIEKDTMGEVKVPADKYWGAQTERSRNNFKIGPSGSMPKEIVEGFAYLKKAAAYANHDLGVLSAEKRDAIGQVCDEILEGKLDSEFPLVIWQTGSGTQSNMNVNEVVANRAQVLAGGKIGEGEPVLKANDDVNKSQSSNDTYPTGMHIAAYKAVVEVTLPGVEKLRDTLAAKSAEYMNVVKIGRTHLMDATPLTLGQELSGYAAQLTYGIKAVKNTLSHLSELALGGTAVGTGLNTPEGYDVKVAEYIAKFTGHPFVTAPNKFEALASHDAIVETHGALKQLAVSLNKIANDVRMLASGPRSGIGEIIIPENEPGSSIMPGKVNPTQCEALTMVCAQVMGNDVAIGVGGMQGHYELNVFKPVMAANFLQSARLLGDACVSFDEHCAQGIEPNYTRIKELVDNSLMLVTALNTKIGYYKAAEIAQTAHKNGTTLKDEAVRLGYVTPEDFDAWVKPEDMVGSLK from the coding sequence ATGGAATACAGGATTGAAAAAGACACGATGGGCGAAGTTAAGGTGCCTGCCGATAAGTACTGGGGAGCACAAACAGAACGTTCTCGCAACAACTTTAAAATAGGCCCGTCAGGCTCTATGCCAAAAGAAATTGTAGAAGGCTTTGCTTACCTTAAAAAAGCAGCTGCTTATGCAAACCACGACCTTGGCGTACTAAGCGCTGAGAAACGTGATGCCATAGGACAGGTATGCGATGAAATACTGGAAGGTAAACTGGATAGCGAATTTCCGTTAGTTATATGGCAAACAGGTTCTGGTACACAAAGTAACATGAACGTTAACGAAGTGGTGGCTAACCGCGCACAGGTACTTGCCGGAGGCAAAATAGGCGAAGGCGAACCGGTACTTAAAGCTAACGACGACGTAAACAAATCGCAGTCGAGCAACGACACTTATCCTACAGGTATGCACATTGCTGCTTATAAGGCAGTTGTAGAAGTTACCCTGCCGGGTGTAGAAAAACTGCGCGACACACTTGCTGCAAAATCTGCAGAGTATATGAACGTGGTTAAAATAGGCCGTACGCACCTTATGGATGCTACCCCCCTAACCCTGGGACAGGAGCTTAGCGGATATGCCGCGCAACTTACTTATGGTATTAAAGCCGTTAAAAACACACTTAGCCACCTTAGCGAACTTGCCCTGGGCGGTACTGCTGTAGGTACTGGCCTTAATACTCCAGAAGGGTATGATGTAAAAGTTGCTGAATACATTGCTAAATTTACAGGACACCCGTTTGTAACGGCTCCTAATAAGTTTGAAGCACTTGCGTCTCATGATGCTATTGTAGAAACACATGGTGCACTTAAACAACTTGCTGTTTCATTAAATAAAATTGCTAACGATGTGCGTATGCTCGCTTCTGGTCCACGCTCTGGTATTGGCGAAATAATAATTCCTGAAAACGAGCCTGGATCTTCTATCATGCCGGGTAAAGTTAACCCTACTCAATGTGAGGCGCTTACTATGGTTTGCGCACAGGTAATGGGTAATGATGTAGCCATAGGCGTAGGCGGTATGCAGGGCCATTATGAGCTTAATGTATTTAAGCCGGTTATGGCTGCAAACTTCTTACAGTCTGCACGTTTACTGGGAGATGCCTGTGTATCGTTTGACGAGCACTGCGCACAGGGCATAGAGCCAAACTACACTCGTATTAAAGAGCTTGTAGACAACTCACTAATGCTTGTTACAGCTCTTAATACAAAAATAGGCTACTACAAAGCTGCCGAAATTGCACAAACAGCACATAAAAATGGCACTACCCTTAAAGATGAGGCAGTACGTTTAGGTTATGTAACCCCTGAAGATTTTGATGCCTGGGTAAAACCGGAAGATATGGTAGGTTCTCTTAAATAA
- a CDS encoding YfhO family protein: MKNISKYYPQLLAVLGFIIVSLIYFYPVLQPNKAFYQSDIAQYTGMAKEQNDFRKANHGEEPYWTNGAFGGMPTYQLGAKYPYNFVKTIDGVIRFLPRPADYLFIYFLGFFILLRVLKIDTLKAFFGALAFGFSTYLIVILGAGHNAKAHTIAYMPVIIAGIILVFRKRYITGGLLTLFAVALEINANHFQMTYYLLFLLLCIGIYYVIDIVKQKDYKHLGTSMGVFAIAGIVGLGLNATSLMATAEYTNYSIRGKSEISFKPDGKAVTSNAAMDHSYITEYSYGKAESFNLIVPGLFGGGTVEKSKEGSKVYDFFLSLGVPPNEALQYVEKTPSYWGDQPIVEAPAYIGAVVFFLAVFALFADNRKLKYAFLAGGIISLLLSWGKNLPGLTDFFIENVPLYDKFRAVSSIQVVLELCLPVLAFMGLQTFFKLDKKDQFKYLWQSVAVVGVVLVGLLFAKGSFNFEGTRDAYFAEQIFGPDGAKQVGPGYIAALKEQRMDLYTGDIFRSLLFILGAAVALWLVTKEKLKETTAVIVVGLLVVLDLFTIDRKYVNAEDFVPARQMEQPFEMTAADAEIKKDEGHYRVYEPFARLQGRTSYYHQSVGGYSAVRPRRMDELFTYSFEKGTNIDISQIIKNLDQQSFAMTGAVPQLDLLNVKYILLPGQEGDIVVTNPFASGPAWFVNKIQPVTTADEELKSALKLDVKHVAVVNKDKFPDAVAKTSFVVDSTATIKLDTYEPNHLVYSSSNKNEGFALFSEMYYGKGWNAYIDGKAVPHYQADYAIRALNVPAGQHKIEFKFEPQVIKTGGIISLISFIIFLGLLAAGIWYERKQAVRQEAKA; this comes from the coding sequence ATGAAAAATATCAGCAAATACTATCCGCAACTCTTAGCGGTACTAGGTTTTATCATTGTTTCCCTTATTTATTTCTATCCGGTTTTACAGCCCAATAAGGCTTTTTACCAGTCTGATATTGCTCAGTATACGGGTATGGCCAAGGAGCAAAACGATTTTAGGAAAGCTAACCATGGCGAAGAACCCTACTGGACAAATGGCGCCTTTGGCGGTATGCCTACCTATCAGCTTGGGGCTAAATATCCTTACAATTTTGTAAAGACTATAGACGGTGTTATCCGTTTTTTACCACGCCCGGCTGATTACCTTTTTATATATTTCCTTGGTTTTTTTATACTGCTAAGGGTTTTAAAAATAGATACGCTCAAGGCATTTTTTGGTGCACTGGCCTTTGGTTTCAGTACATATCTCATTGTGATACTTGGGGCAGGGCATAATGCCAAAGCCCATACCATAGCCTATATGCCGGTAATTATTGCCGGTATCATATTGGTTTTCAGGAAACGATATATAACCGGTGGTTTGCTTACGCTTTTTGCTGTAGCGTTAGAGATTAATGCGAACCACTTCCAGATGACGTATTATCTGCTGTTCCTATTGCTATGTATTGGTATTTATTATGTAATAGACATTGTTAAGCAAAAAGACTATAAGCACCTGGGTACATCTATGGGTGTGTTTGCTATTGCAGGTATAGTAGGTCTTGGGCTTAATGCTACGAGTCTTATGGCTACAGCCGAATATACAAACTACAGCATTAGGGGCAAAAGCGAGATAAGCTTTAAACCAGATGGCAAAGCTGTAACATCTAATGCTGCCATGGACCACAGCTATATTACAGAGTACAGTTATGGTAAGGCAGAAAGTTTTAACCTTATTGTTCCGGGGCTTTTTGGCGGCGGAACGGTAGAGAAATCTAAAGAGGGTTCTAAAGTCTACGACTTTTTTCTTAGCCTTGGCGTACCACCAAATGAAGCTTTGCAATATGTAGAAAAAACACCGTCTTACTGGGGTGACCAGCCTATAGTTGAAGCTCCGGCTTACATAGGCGCGGTAGTATTTTTCCTTGCGGTATTTGCACTTTTTGCAGATAACAGGAAACTAAAATATGCTTTTCTTGCAGGTGGTATTATTTCCTTGTTGCTTTCATGGGGTAAAAATCTCCCGGGACTTACCGACTTCTTTATCGAAAACGTACCGCTTTACGATAAGTTCAGGGCAGTATCTTCAATACAGGTGGTGTTAGAGCTTTGTTTACCTGTGCTTGCATTTATGGGGCTGCAAACGTTCTTTAAATTAGATAAAAAAGACCAGTTTAAATACCTTTGGCAGTCTGTTGCTGTAGTGGGCGTAGTGCTTGTAGGACTGCTGTTTGCTAAAGGCTCATTTAATTTTGAAGGCACACGTGATGCATACTTTGCAGAGCAGATATTTGGACCTGATGGTGCCAAGCAGGTAGGGCCGGGTTATATAGCAGCACTTAAGGAGCAGCGTATGGATCTTTATACAGGCGATATTTTCCGTTCATTACTGTTTATACTGGGTGCAGCGGTAGCGCTTTGGCTGGTAACAAAAGAAAAACTGAAAGAAACAACGGCGGTAATTGTGGTGGGGCTTTTAGTAGTATTAGACCTGTTTACAATAGACCGCAAATATGTAAATGCCGAAGACTTTGTGCCGGCACGCCAAATGGAACAGCCTTTTGAGATGACTGCCGCCGATGCCGAAATCAAGAAAGATGAAGGCCACTACCGCGTATACGAACCGTTTGCAAGGTTGCAGGGACGCACATCTTACTATCATCAGTCGGTAGGGGGGTATAGTGCCGTTCGCCCTCGCAGGATGGATGAATTGTTTACCTATTCTTTTGAGAAAGGTACCAATATTGATATTTCTCAAATTATAAAGAATCTTGACCAGCAGTCGTTTGCCATGACGGGCGCTGTGCCGCAGCTTGACCTGCTAAACGTAAAATATATTTTACTGCCGGGGCAGGAGGGCGACATTGTGGTAACCAATCCGTTTGCATCAGGTCCTGCGTGGTTTGTAAATAAAATACAGCCTGTAACTACAGCCGATGAAGAGTTGAAATCTGCGCTTAAGCTGGATGTAAAACACGTGGCGGTAGTAAATAAAGATAAGTTTCCTGATGCGGTTGCTAAGACCTCTTTTGTGGTAGATAGCACAGCAACAATTAAGTTAGATACCTATGAGCCAAACCACTTGGTTTACTCATCATCAAATAAAAATGAAGGTTTTGCGCTGTTTAGCGAAATGTATTATGGCAAAGGCTGGAATGCGTATATTGATGGCAAGGCAGTACCACACTACCAGGCAGATTATGCCATACGTGCACTTAATGTACCGGCTGGGCAACATAAAATTGAGTTTAAATTTGAGCCGCAGGTTATTAAGACCGGAGGCATCATATCACTGATAAGCTTTATTATTTTCCTTGGTTTATTAGCCGCAGGTATTTGGTATGAAAGGAAGCAGGCAGTAAGGCAAGAGGCAAAAGCCTAA
- a CDS encoding AIR synthase related protein — protein MSSDTSKRYSQRGVSASKEDVHNAIKNIDKGLFPKAFCKIVPDYLTGDADYCLIMHADGAGTKSSLAYMYWKETGDISVWKGIAQDALIMNIDDLLCVGAVDNIMLSSTIGRNKNLIPGEVISAIINGTEELIEELKGYGVTIHSTGGETADVGDLVRTIIVDSTVTARIKRSNVIDNANIQAGDVIVGLASYGQANYEKGYNGGMGSNGLTSARHDVFNKYLADKYPESFDAAVPSELVYSGNIKLTDEVEGSPIDAGKLVLSPTRTYAPIIKKILGKYTPEDIHGMVHCSGGAQTKVLHFVDNVHVIKDNLFPVSPLFKLIQEQSGTDWKEMYQVFNSGHRMELYVPESIAQDIIAISESFGVPAQIVGRVEVSEAKKLTIKSEYGTFEY, from the coding sequence ATGAGTTCTGATACGAGCAAACGCTACAGCCAGCGTGGAGTTTCGGCTTCTAAAGAGGACGTACACAACGCGATTAAAAATATTGATAAAGGGCTTTTTCCAAAGGCTTTTTGCAAAATTGTACCCGATTATCTTACCGGTGATGCCGATTATTGCCTTATAATGCACGCCGATGGCGCAGGTACTAAATCGTCTCTTGCTTATATGTATTGGAAAGAAACCGGCGATATATCAGTATGGAAAGGCATTGCACAAGATGCGCTTATCATGAACATAGACGACCTGCTTTGTGTAGGGGCTGTAGATAATATCATGCTCTCATCTACCATAGGGCGTAATAAGAATTTGATTCCGGGAGAAGTAATTTCTGCTATCATAAACGGTACCGAAGAGCTTATTGAAGAACTTAAGGGGTATGGCGTTACCATACACTCTACCGGCGGCGAGACAGCCGATGTGGGCGACCTTGTACGCACAATTATTGTAGACAGTACAGTAACGGCACGTATAAAGCGCAGCAATGTTATTGATAATGCTAATATACAGGCTGGTGATGTTATAGTGGGATTAGCTTCTTACGGGCAGGCCAATTATGAAAAAGGCTATAATGGCGGTATGGGTAGTAACGGTTTAACCTCTGCACGCCATGATGTATTTAATAAATACCTTGCAGATAAATATCCTGAAAGCTTCGATGCGGCTGTTCCGTCTGAACTGGTGTACAGCGGTAATATTAAACTGACCGATGAAGTGGAGGGTAGCCCAATAGATGCCGGTAAGCTCGTATTATCTCCTACGCGCACCTATGCACCGATAATTAAAAAGATACTTGGTAAATATACGCCTGAAGATATTCACGGAATGGTGCATTGCAGTGGTGGTGCCCAAACTAAGGTGCTTCACTTTGTAGATAACGTTCATGTTATAAAAGATAATCTTTTCCCGGTATCTCCTTTATTTAAACTGATACAGGAGCAAAGTGGTACTGACTGGAAAGAAATGTACCAGGTGTTTAACAGCGGCCACCGTATGGAACTGTATGTACCTGAAAGTATTGCGCAGGATATTATTGCAATATCAGAATCTTTTGGTGTACCTGCTCAAATTGTAGGCAGGGTAGAAGTATCTGAAGCTAAAAAACTGACAATAAAAAGCGAGTACGGTACTTTTGAGTATTAG